Genomic segment of Prochlorothrix hollandica PCC 9006 = CALU 1027:
TTCTCAACCCGAACCTGATAGTCACTTTCTTGCAGCGCATTGTAGGAAAAACTATCACAAATGAGGGTGATGCCATTATTGTAGAAATAAAAGCGATCGCGTTCGCCGCTGGTTAAAGTATTGCGAATATTCTCATTGACGCGATTGCCTTGCAAACCTAAATAACGGCGAATATTGCGTTCCAGTAAGCGGTCACCCTGGCGATCGATGAGACCGGCAATTTCCGTGACAGAGATCCTGCCCACCAGCACCCGGCTAAAATTCATGTCTTCTACGATCGCTTTGCCTTTAAGTCGCAACGTTTCCTGAACTCGTTTGGATGATTGCAGAATCTTGACCAAACTGTCATGGTTAACATAATCCCAGGTGACTTGATCCCCGAACTGGGTGCGATCGATGGCTTCTTGGGCTGATGGATTCCACCGCAGGCCATTATTGCAGGCTAAGGCTCGAACCTGGGGAATATAGCCATCTCGAATTAAGCTGCGGGCTTCTTCCACCTTAGCCAGTAATCGCGGATTAAGATGTTCTAAGCGGGCGGCGGGGTTAAATAAATATTGAATGGCATTAATCAGACCTTCTATACCGTCTTGGGGGAAATTAGAGGTGCCCTCTAAATTATTTTTATATTTGGCCTGAAATAAACTAACGGTAAATTCACCGTCATAGTCCTCCGAAATATGCATGGCATCAACGCCAAAATCGCCCCCACCTTCAGTTAAACACTCAAAGGTCTGATCATCCCCCAAATCCAAGACCGTTTTGACACACAAATAGACAAAGGCTAGGGATTTAAGTCTGCCCGGTTCATGAATGCCTAATTCCTCATGGGCCTGTTGTTTGATGGTGTCAATAATGGCCGCTAAGCGTTGATCAATGATGGCAGCAGAGATATTCATCGTATCGGGTTTGGGGCGGAAGGGTTCAGAACCATGGGTGGCTGGAGTCGGGCGCATGTCAGGGTTGGGGGGGTGCATCGTAGGGGCGAAGCATGGGCGGCAAAACTTGGGGCGATCACCCAGAGAATACCTGCGCCCATGCTTCGCCCGTACCCAAAATGGGGGCATTGACCTCCCCTGATTTCAATCCGATCCTGCCCCCCCAATGACGAGATGCGCCCGCTGGAGTCTATCTAAATACGGCCTAAATACGGCTGTCTGCGCCGATCAAATCTGAGAGACGATCGACCCCATAGAGCAATAAGGCAATGCGCTCCAGTCCCAGTCCCCAGGCGATCGCCGACACCTCCCCACAGCCCAGGGGTTCCAACATTTCCCGCCGAAACATACCCGAATTGCCCACCTCTAAATAGCTATCACTGGGGGCGTGGTAGGCATAGACTTCCAAAGAGGGTTCCGTGTAGGGGTTATAGGTGGGTTTGAACTTGAGATCCTGGAAGCCCAACTGTTCGTAGAAATAGCCCAGGTAGCCCATGAGGCTGCGAATACTGAGGAGTTCGCCGATGACCACCCCCTCGATTTGGTGGAACTCGGCCAGATGGGTGCGATCGACGTTTTCGTTGCGAAAGACCTTATCAATGGAAAAATATTTACCCGGTTGACCCTGGGTTTTATAGAGTTGGCGGGCGGTGAAGGGGGTGGTGTGGGCGCGGAGCAGGGCGCGGCTGGCTTCCCCAGGCCACCAAGGTCCATCGTAGTGGTGTTCATGGACCTGCTGCACCCGTTGCACCAAGGTTTCATCTGCGGGCAAGGGTAAGGCGGCTGGATCGGCTAGGTAAAAGGTGTCCTGCACCTCCCGCGCTGGGTGATCCTGGGGGGTAAACAGAGCATCAAAATTCCAAAAGGCTGATTCAACGATCGTCCCCGCCATTTCATCAAAGCCCATGGTCAAAAACAGGGTGCGGATGCGTTGGATGCATTCCCCCAAAATACTGGGCCGTCCATGGGGAATATTGGGAACAGCGTCCTGGATGTTGTAGGGCTTGAACTGCACCGATCGCCAGCCTTGGGACAGCAACAGATCGCTGGTTAAGGTGGTCACCCCCAAGCTTAGCTCCAGGGTTTGCAGGGGGGGCAGGGGGTGAAGGCTGTAGTCCAGATCGCGATCGAGGCTGATCCAGCCTTGATCTTGGAGCCAGCGCAACGGCTCAGGATCCAACTGGTCCGTTGGGGAGGGGTCTGCCTGGAGGGTTGCAAAGAGGGCTTGGCAGCGGTTGAGGTCTTCCAGCACGGGGGGCTGGGTGATCTTGAGGCTGGATATACCGTGGTCGTCGGTGACGAGGGTGACCCCTTGGGCCTGGTGCAGTGCCCCATATTCTCCACTAAAGTCCGATCCCAATTGTTCCTGGAGGTCGGCCACGGTGGTGAAGCCCTGGCGCAACAGTTGTCCTAGCCGGTGACCGGGCAGGTGACCCTGGAGCCGTTGCCCTTGGGGGGTGATCTCCCAGATCTCTGAGGGTTGGGCTTCTAGCCTGACCCAAGGATCCAATAGCCCGCTGAGCAAAAAGCCTTTGGCAAAGTTAAAGTCCAAACCCTGATCCCGGCATAACTGCCGCAGGCTGGGGACGGGGGCAAACTGTTGCAAAAGCTGAATAAAGTGCTGTTGTTTGGGGGTCAGCAGGGCGGGGTCGAGGGTGGCCATGGCTCAGGGATTGATGGGGCAATGCTCCCCAGTTTACCCCGCCTGTATACCGCTGGGGGCGGAGATGGGGGTAAAAGCAGCAGCGCGTTCCCTGGCCCAATCCCAAGGCCAATTCCAGACCGTTCAGCCGGGTTTAAGGTGGCATCTACCCAAACGGTGTAGCCGCGATCGGAGGTCGCTCAGGTTTGTAGTAGCGACTTCAGTCGCTCAGGTTTGTAGTAGCGACTTCAGTCGCTCTGATCCATAGCTACCTGGAGGGGAACGACTGAAGTCGTTATTACGAACGGGTTCTTAGGGACTTCAGTCCCTTTGGTTTGTAGTAGCGACTTCAGTCGCTCTGGTGCATAGCTACCTGGAGGGGAACGACTGAAGTCGTTATTACGAACGGGTTCTTAGGGACTTCAGTCCCTGGGGTTTGTAGTATCGACTTCAGTCGCTCTGGTGCATAGCTACCTGGAGGGGAACGACTGAAGTCGTTATTACGAACGGGTTCTTAGGGACTTCAGTCCCTTTGGTTTGTAGTAGCGACTTCAGTCGCTCTGATCCATAGCTACATGGAGGGGAACGACTGAAGTCGTTATTACGAACGGGTTCTTAGGGACTTCAGTCCCTTTGGTTTTTTGATTTACCAACGCCACAATTTCTGAGGTTTCTGGTACNNNNNNNNNNNNNNNNNNNNNNNNNNNNNNNNNNNNNNNNNNNNNNNNNNNNNNNNNNNNNNNNNNNNNNNNNNNNNNNNNNNNNNNNNNNNNNNNNNNNTTGACTGAATTTTAACGTCTAGTCTTGAGATTTTTGGGAAGCCACTGTCAAAAATACTATTGCTTGAGTTGAGCATCCTGCTCTCTCAAGGGAGGAACAGCTCTATCCCCTTGATCTTGCTCTATCCCCCTCTGGCTCTGGGTTCCCTTAATTTTCTGTTTATCTTAGAAACCTGCTGAATGTGGGTTTCAACCCTAGGGATTTTGTCGTGAGGGGGATCGTCATCGCCATCCCCAATGCTTGCCAATAGATCGTTTATACCCGCCATACTTGTCCCAAACTCAACCCAAACTCAACCCAAACTCAACCCAAACTCAACCCAACCGCCTTGCCCCTTTAGGGCTGTTGCCCCAGTCCTTCGAGGGGACTGGGGGGGTGGGACGCAAGTCTACGCACCCCACCCTCACCCTAGGTCAGTCCCCTGGGAAGATTTAGGGGCTGAAGGTAAAGTGGGCGCGAGCTTGGTTCCGACCCATACCAACCCAGGCTAAACCCTCGCGGGTTCCAATCCATAGTTTATTGCCTGTATTGGGGGAAATCGCAAGAACTTCGCTGGAGGGGAGATTGAGGATCTGATCTTCGATCGCCCCATTATAGGGATTAATTAAGAACAATCCCCGATCGGTTCCCACCCAGAGGCGATCGAGATCACGGTCAAAGCGCAGACTGGTGACGTTTTGGTCTTTGAGGGCGGTGACCGATCGGTACACCTCCCCCGTAGTGGTGTCCATCACCATTAAGCCTGCCGGGGTGCCAATCCAGAGGGATTCAAAGCGATCTGCCACCAAGGTTTGCACCAACTGGCCAGGAATATCCGACACCGTGCGCAGCACAGAGGCGCGGGCGGTGTCCACCTGCACCAATCCCGCCAGGGTTCCCACCCACAGTTGCCCCCGTTGATCCAGGGCCAACGCATTGGCACTCACCCCTGGCAATTTTTGGAGGGTCGTCATCAGCAAACCCTGATCAGGGCTAATGAGGGCCAGACCGCGATCGCTGCCCACCCAGAGATAGCCCCGCCGATCCACCAGCAGCGATAGCACCCGGTTGGAGGGAAGGGTAAAGTTTTGGGCAGTGATTTCACTGGTACGGAGATCCACCCGTTTGATGCCCTCGTAGGTGCCCACCCAGAGGCGATGGGATCGATCTTGCGCCAAGGCACCAACAACGGTATTGGGTAGATTTAGCACCGATAGGACCCGGCCCGTTTCCGGATCCAACCGGGCCACCCCCTGCCAGGATGCAGCCCAGAGTTTGCCCTCATGGTCTGGCTGGAGGGCAGAAATGCGGTAGTCCGGCACCAGGGTTTGCAACTGCTGGGTTTCTCGCTGGCTGGGTAAGGGGTCAATGCCCGCCGGGGGGGGTGCCAGAGGATAGGTGGGGGCCGGGTCTTCTAGGGTTTGGGCGACGAGGGGTAGCAGGGGCAGCAGGGGCAAAGCCCCCAGGACTAGGCTCCCCACCAGGCTGAACCACCCCCGGTTTTGTTGCCTAGGGATGCGGCATCGCCCTCGTGCCATCGGTGGGGGGGAGGTGGCCCAGGGGGGGGCGGGGTTCGCAGGGGTGTGGGCAATCGATCGTGGCACGGGTTTGACCATGGCATGTCCCTCTGGGGTGCAAATCGTGATGGTTGGCTAACCGCCTCGGGCGGGTCATTCGTCAACAGTCGCTAACAGTACTAGCAGCCCTGGGCCGGGATGGCAACCTGTTGGCCTTGAGGGGTTGCCCTGGCTGGGGTCCGGGGATTTTCAGGAGATTTTAGAGTAGGGCGGTCATTGGCGGTCATTGGCGGTCTTCCGATCGCCCCAAAGATGGGGCAAGAACAAGGTCTAGCCGGCTCCATTGGCCCAGACTAAGCCGGTAGAACCGCCGCCGGGATTCTCCAGACTATAGGACAATAGGGGTTACCTCCCTGACCTTGTGCCCATGTCTCACCCGCTCTATGTGGCCTTTATTTGGCACCAGCACCAGCCCCTGTATACTACGCCCCTTCATCTGGTGCAGGGACGGTCTAGCCGTGGCCACGATCGCCCCAGGAACTCGGCGTTCAGATCCCCTGGGACGGACCCCACGCCGTTGGGCGATCGTCTAACCCTGTCCCCAGAGTCCATTTTGGATCCCACAGCGGAACCCAATTATCGATTGCCCTGGGTGAGACTCCATGGCACCAAAGATTATCTGGATCTGGTGCTATTACTGCAAGAATTCCCCCATCTGCACCAAACGGTCAATTTGGTGCCCTCCTTGATGTTGCAACTCCAGGACTACGCCGAAGGCAAAGCCCTCGACCCCTATTTAGCCCTGACCCTGCAATCGGTGCAACACCTGACCCTAGAGCAAAAGTGCTTCATTATTGACCATTTCTTTGATGCCAACCACCGCACCCTCATTGCGCCCCACCGGCGCTACCAAGCCCTCTATCAGCAGCGGCAGGAACAGGGGCAGCGGTGGTGCTTGGATCACTGGAAGCAACGGGACTATGGGGATCTGCTGGCGTGGCATAACTTGGCCTGGATCGATCCCCTCTTTTGGTCGGATCCAGAGATTAGTGAATGGTTGGAGCGGGGCCAGGGATTCACCTTGGGCGATCGTCGTCGCATTTGGGCCAAGCAACAGGAGATTATCAAACGCATCATTCCCCACCACCGCGCCCTCCAAAATAAGGGTCAACTGGAGATCATCACTAGCCCCTATAGCCACCCCATTCTGCCCCTCCTGGCGGATAACACCGTGGGCCGGGTGGCGGTGCCCGCCATGGTCTTACCCCAAAACCAATTCCGCTGGCCCGCAGACATCGATCGGCAACTGCGCAAAGGCTGGGAGATGTATCAGGACTATTTCGATCGCGATCCCCTCGGTCTCTGGCCCTCCGAGCAGTCCGTCAGCCCCGCCATCCTCAACCATGTGGCTCGCCAAGGGTTTCAGTGGCTCTGTTCCGATGAAGGGGTGTTGGGCCATACCCTCCAGCGCTTTTTCCACCGGGATAGCCAGGGCTTTGTCAAGCAGCCAGAATTCCTCTATCGCCCCTACCGCCTGTCTACGCCAGAGGGGGAACTGGCCATGGTTTTCCGCGATCGCCACCTGTCCGACCTCATTGGCTTTACCTATAGCGCCATGCCCCCCACCCAAGCCGCCAACGATTTGGTGGAACATCTCCAGGGCATCGCCCACAACCTCAAGGGCAACCAGGCCAGCCAGAGCAGCAGCTTAGATGAACCCTGGCTAGTCACCATTGCCCTGGATGGGGAAAACTGCTGGGAGTTTTATGCCCAGGATGGCCGTCCCTTCTTGGAAACCCTCTACCAAACCCTCAGCCATGAACCGCGTCTCCAATTGGTGACGGTGGCAGAATTCCTCGAAAAATTCCCCCCCCAGGTGACCCTCCCCGCCAGCCAACTCCACAGCGGCTCGTGGGTAGATGCTAGCTTTACCACCTGGATCGGGGATCCCATTAAAAACCATGCCTGGGACTTGCTCACTGCGGCCCGTCAAGTGTTGGCCAACCATCCCGAAGCCACGGAGGAAACCAACCCCATCGCCTGGGAAGCCTTGGATGCGGCGGAGGGATCCGACTGGTTTTGGTGGTTTGGGGAAGGCCATTCCTCCAACCAGGATGCCATTTTTGATCAACTGTTTCGGGAGCATCTGCGGATTCTCTATGTGGCCCTGGGGGAGCCGGTGCCAGCGGCGTTGGATAATTCCCTCGATCGCCATGCTAAAACCACCGATCACCAACCCCTCAACTTGATCCACCCCATCATTGATGGTCGCCGTGATGACCATAACTGGGATGAGGCGGGGCGCTTGGAACTGGGGGGCAGTTGGGGCACCATGCACCGAGCCAGTGCCATTCAGCGGCTCTGGTATGGGGTGGATCACCACTATCTCTATTTGCGATTGGACATGTTGACAGGGGTGAAACCGGGCATTGATTGCCCCCCGGAACTCCATTTATTTTGTTTTTATCCCGATCGCACGGGCCACAACAGCCCCATTCCCTTGGCCAATGTCCCCAACCAAGCCCCCCTCAACTACCTGTATCGCCACCACCTGAAGGTGCATCTGTTGTACCAGTCGGTGCGCTTTTTGGAGGCGGTGGAATATTCCCTGTGGCAACCCCGCCTCAGCTACGCCAAGGTGGCGGTGGATGAGTGTATTGAGTTGGCCATGCCCTGGACTGATTTAGACGTGGGTCCCGATTGGCCCATGTCCTTGGTCATGGTCTTGGCCCGTAATGGTCAGTTCCAAAACTATTTACCGGAGGATCAGCTTTTGACCCTCCGGGTTCCCCCCATCGCCACCTAAGATTCCCGCCCGGTTTTAGGCCATAAAGGCGGGTTGGTGGCGAATCAAGCTCAGGAACTCGTCCCGAGTGCGCTGATCTTCTTGGAATGCCCCCAACATGGCGCTGGTGACAGTCCAGGATCCGGGCTTCTGCACCCCCCGCATCACCATGCACATGTGGGTGGCTTCCATGACCACCGCCACTCCCTGGGGATCGAGAATTTCCTGCACTGCTTCAGCAATTTGACGGGTGAGGCGCTCCTGAACCTGGAGCCGACGGCTATACATTTCCACAATGCGGGCCAGCTTACTCAGTCCCACCACCTTCTGGGTGGGGATATAGGCTACATGCACCCGACCCATAAAGGGCAGCATATGGTGTTCACAGAGGCTAAAGGCGGTAATATCCCGCACTAGCACCATTTCATTGTGGCCTTCGTCAAAAATAGCCCCATTGACCAGATCTTCGAGGGACTGGTCATAGCCGCTGGTGAGGAAGCGCATGGCTTCTGCGACCCGCTTGGGGGTTTTGAGGAGTCCCTCGCGATCGGGATCTTCCCCCACCCCCAACAATATGGTGCGAACCGCCTCCATCATGTCTTCCTGGCTCACCTCATGAGGATCATCGGAAGTCACGACACGGCTCGCGCGATCGGGCCGAACTTCAGGAACTTTAGGGGAAGGTGGAGTCACAGCGGGGTGTCCAGAGGCACTATTGGCTGACGCAGAAGCAGTGGTCATAAGATCAAACCTAAAGAGTGGGAGTGGGTGTCGGAGAGAAAAGGTGAATTTGAACACTAAGGAAGGGAGTTAACTACAGCAGTCCGCAATGGGTCGTATGGTGTGCGCCCTCCGGGCGCACACCATACCAAGGGTTTCAGCGATCGAGATCCTTACAACTGATTTAGGATTGCTGTATCTACATAATCATTTACCAATCTCTAGGGATCAGGTCTCCCTAGAGCCTCCCATGGCAGGGGGAAAACACCCTACCATGGGGGGGAGAAACCTATCCCTAGGGGGGACGGAAGCTGAGTAGAAAAGGCGGACAATGGGTCACTGGCTTTTAAGGATTTTAGGGGGCAATATCCAGGGATTTGGAAGACGGTAGACTCCTTCCCCATAGCCGAGGATAGCCGGGAATCTCAGGCTGAGTTCAAGCGCTTTAGATCGTTATGGGAAACGAAACTAGAAATGAATACAGGATGGAAAACCAACGGTAAAAAGGGAATAAAGTTACAGTTTTCGATCTGAAAGCAGTGTCTTTTATTCCTGGTTGATTGACACTGGTTGACTGACACTGGTTGATTGACACTGGCTGACTGACAAAAAAGGGTCACTGTAGGTTGGGTAGAGGAACGAAACCCAACAGCCACCATGGTTGTGTTGGCTTGAACCTTGCGAAACCAAACCTACGGAAACATTAGCCTTTTAGGTTGGGTAAAGGAACGAAACCCAACAGCCACCATGGTTGTATTGGCTTGAACCTTGCGAAACCCAATCTACGGAAACATGAGCCTTTTAGACATTTTGTCAGTCACTCAGCTTTTACTCTTGCTCAAACTCAACGCTCAAATTGGGTTATAAAGCCCCAGCACTGGGGGTCAAAACTAACTCTTCAATCACCGAACCCTTGGGGGCCAAAGCGACATGGAGAATGGACTGGGCGATCGTCTCCGGCGCTAGCATTTGGCTGCGATCGAAATCGGCTTGGACCGTTTCTGTATCCCAAATTGAACTATTGGTAGCCCCAGGGGTTACGAGGGTTACCCGCACCCCCTGGCTGCGTTCTTCCACCGCTAGGGTTTTCGACAGTGCCACCAATCCAGCCTTGCTGACGCTATAGCAGCCCCATTGGGGAAAGGCATTGGAGGCAGCAATGGAGGAAATATTAATGATCGTGCTGGTCTCACAGCGTCGCAACGTGGGCAACGCCCCTTGGACACAGAGCAAAACACTGGTGAGGTTCACGTCAATCACCCGCTGCCAATCCCCTAAGGCTGTCTCATCCAGGGTATTGGTGTATCCCATGCCTGCATTGTTGACTAATACATCAATGGGTCCATGGCGATCGCAGAGATTAGCGATCGCTGACTTAACCTGGGGAAGGTCTGCCAAGTCTAAACAATGGGCGCTGACCTGTACCCCAAATTGTTTGGCGAGATCGGCAACCGTCTCTAGTTCCTGGGCAGATCGTCCTACTAAAATTAAGTTAATGCCCGCCTGGGCAAAGGTCAGTGCCGTGGCTCGACCAATGCCGCGACTTGCACCCGTAATCAGCGCACAATGTTGAGGTGGGGATGTCATCAATTCCTTGTGAACGTTGAGGAATGGTATCAATCAATCTGCCACTTTTTCGGCTTACCGCTGCCAGCGGGACAAGATTAACGGGATAGTGGGCTGGGGCGATCCACGTCCCACTGTCCCGGCTTACGTTGATAGCCACTTGTTCCAAAGGGTCTGCCGTTGCCCCTCAAGCCCAGCTTGGACTGACCCATGGCCCAGTCAAAAAGCCCACAGTTCAGCAAAAAAGTAAAGAATTGTTACCAAGTCTTATTATATAGCAGTCTGAACCTTGTCCAGCCGTTTTATCGGCTAGGTAAAATCTGAGACTAGGTTCAAACGGGGCAGTGCCTTCTGGGTCAGACTAAAACCAGGGATGGGTCGTTCTGGCGGTTATGCAGTCTTGCCCTGGGTGAAACTGCCCTAGGATTC
This window contains:
- a CDS encoding AIPR family protein codes for the protein MNISAAIIDQRLAAIIDTIKQQAHEELGIHEPGRLKSLAFVYLCVKTVLDLGDDQTFECLTEGGGDFGVDAMHISEDYDGEFTVSLFQAKYKNNLEGTSNFPQDGIEGLINAIQYLFNPAARLEHLNPRLLAKVEEARSLIRDGYIPQVRALACNNGLRWNPSAQEAIDRTQFGDQVTWDYVNHDSLVKILQSSKRVQETLRLKGKAIVEDMNFSRVLVGRISVTEIAGLIDRQGDRLLERNIRRYLGLQGNRVNENIRNTLTSGERDRFYFYNNGITLICDSFSYNALQESDYQVRVENLQIINGGQTCMTIFKTLQNPDLFAATAQAYVLLRLYQLPRNPDQDHDGYDIVQKITYATNSQNPVDLKDLRANDPRQLRLEMDIQQLGFNYRRKRSDGSTRSTDITSGVAAEAILAVWRQKPHQAKFFSREHFGKLYDSIFTDQLNGSQAIVAVQLYRLAENRRKRPEPNDPDFVRYGSCFMAMQMGRRLLADLAMNLEAISHQNFQQIQQAIEQKGEQYLSASIEDIAQALQHLYGQQRLSLQQLAATFRRGDLIQTLQEIEQP
- the pheS gene encoding phenylalanine--tRNA ligase subunit alpha, encoding MATLDPALLTPKQQHFIQLLQQFAPVPSLRQLCRDQGLDFNFAKGFLLSGLLDPWVRLEAQPSEIWEITPQGQRLQGHLPGHRLGQLLRQGFTTVADLQEQLGSDFSGEYGALHQAQGVTLVTDDHGISSLKITQPPVLEDLNRCQALFATLQADPSPTDQLDPEPLRWLQDQGWISLDRDLDYSLHPLPPLQTLELSLGVTTLTSDLLLSQGWRSVQFKPYNIQDAVPNIPHGRPSILGECIQRIRTLFLTMGFDEMAGTIVESAFWNFDALFTPQDHPAREVQDTFYLADPAALPLPADETLVQRVQQVHEHHYDGPWWPGEASRALLRAHTTPFTARQLYKTQGQPGKYFSIDKVFRNENVDRTHLAEFHQIEGVVIGELLSIRSLMGYLGYFYEQLGFQDLKFKPTYNPYTEPSLEVYAYHAPSDSYLEVGNSGMFRREMLEPLGCGEVSAIAWGLGLERIALLLYGVDRLSDLIGADSRI
- a CDS encoding ligand-binding sensor domain-containing protein — protein: MVKPVPRSIAHTPANPAPPWATSPPPMARGRCRIPRQQNRGWFSLVGSLVLGALPLLPLLPLVAQTLEDPAPTYPLAPPPAGIDPLPSQRETQQLQTLVPDYRISALQPDHEGKLWAASWQGVARLDPETGRVLSVLNLPNTVVGALAQDRSHRLWVGTYEGIKRVDLRTSEITAQNFTLPSNRVLSLLVDRRGYLWVGSDRGLALISPDQGLLMTTLQKLPGVSANALALDQRGQLWVGTLAGLVQVDTARASVLRTVSDIPGQLVQTLVADRFESLWIGTPAGLMVMDTTTGEVYRSVTALKDQNVTSLRFDRDLDRLWVGTDRGLFLINPYNGAIEDQILNLPSSEVLAISPNTGNKLWIGTREGLAWVGMGRNQARAHFTFSP
- the folE gene encoding GTP cyclohydrolase I FolE, with the translated sequence MTTASASANSASGHPAVTPPSPKVPEVRPDRASRVVTSDDPHEVSQEDMMEAVRTILLGVGEDPDREGLLKTPKRVAEAMRFLTSGYDQSLEDLVNGAIFDEGHNEMVLVRDITAFSLCEHHMLPFMGRVHVAYIPTQKVVGLSKLARIVEMYSRRLQVQERLTRQIAEAVQEILDPQGVAVVMEATHMCMVMRGVQKPGSWTVTSAMLGAFQEDQRTRDEFLSLIRHQPAFMA
- a CDS encoding SDR family oxidoreductase, coding for MTSPPQHCALITGASRGIGRATALTFAQAGINLILVGRSAQELETVADLAKQFGVQVSAHCLDLADLPQVKSAIANLCDRHGPIDVLVNNAGMGYTNTLDETALGDWQRVIDVNLTSVLLCVQGALPTLRRCETSTIINISSIAASNAFPQWGCYSVSKAGLVALSKTLAVEERSQGVRVTLVTPGATNSSIWDTETVQADFDRSQMLAPETIAQSILHVALAPKGSVIEELVLTPSAGAL